A genomic window from Pocillopora verrucosa isolate sample1 chromosome 7, ASM3666991v2, whole genome shotgun sequence includes:
- the LOC131786556 gene encoding apocarotenoid-15,15'-oxygenase-like, whose amino-acid sequence MSADVDTLCGDIRRPLDPNKCKRGWETQREYCYWIPKADIVGEIPKDLRGTLFRNGPGLREVYGTRLKHPIDGDGMLCAVTFQDGQVHFQSKFVNSKHRQEENAKKQFLYQGQMGTMPSHSTLKAFGTLLTSWRFPPIKFRNPSNTNSFYWGGKVLTSYETGVPYCLDPHTLETLGPDYLNGHLQLGCFAAHFRIDSERKRLVCISHRPGFSQRPSLAVYEFDPSWQLCQRQVHHIEGLNYAHDFILLPDYYVFHMTPFVKGTWWTQAKIHLGLSSPGEEMRYYPELPSRFVIIPRHGSGDSAGVILVDTDPCHIFHFGTAQQDGNRIEFSAVCLDTKFDMTFDSEIWLSNTSVSPGLAYKFTIDLDTKRCTRTQIDRASVEFPSTHPYRHGMRGTRYNYFMACDRPGFNLPYRDVVKLNAENGERQVWYSHGCLGEPVFVPRRGYDSWREGDEDDGYVIVQVYIPEKHLTEFCVLDAKDVGKGPLARIKLKHHVPYGFHGTFTPEVFRNGPRLIAKL is encoded by the exons ATGTCGGCAGATGTGGATACTCTTTGTGGTGACATTCGACGGCCTCTAGATCCCAATAAATGCAAGAGAGGGTGGGAAACTCAAAGGGAATACTGCTACTGGATTCCCAAAGCAGATATAGTCGGCGAAATACCGAAAGATTTGCGAGGAACTCTGTTTCGCAATGGCCCCGGTCTTCGCGAAGTCTATGGCACTCGGTTAAAACATC CAATTGATGGAGATGGAATGCTTTGTGCTGTGACATTCCAAGATGGTCAAGTGCATTTTCAATCCAAATTTGTAAACAGTAAGCATCGGCAGGAAGAAAATGCCAAGAAACAGTTTCTGTATCAAGGTCAGATGGGAACAATGCCGTCCCATTCAACTTTAAAGGCCTTTGGAACTCTTTTGACATCCTGGAGAtttccaccaatcaaatttcgCAACCCGTCCAATACAAATTCATTTTACTGGGGTGGCAAG gtactgacaagtTACGAGACTGGAGTTCCCTACTGTCTGGATCCACACACACTGGAGACTCTGGGTCCTGACTATCTGAATGGTCatttacagcttggatgctttGCTGCTCATTTTAGAATTGATTCAGAAAGAAAG CGACTTGTGTGCATAAGCCACCGTCCAGGATTTTCACAGAGGCCCAGTTTGGCAGTGTACGAGTTTGATCCGTCATGGCAGCTCTGTCAGAGGCAAGTCCATCACATTGAAGGACTGAATTACGCTCACGATTTTATCCTTTTGCCAGACTACTATGTGTTCCACATGACGCCTTTTGTGAAGGGAACATGGTGGACCCAGGCAAAGATTCATCTTGGATTGAGTTCCCCGGGGGAGGAAATGCGATATTACCCAGAATTGCCTTCTCGCTTTGTCATCATACCACGACATGGCAGTGGTGATAGCGCAGGTGTAATACTGGTTGATACGGATCCCTGTCAC attttccattttggcACGGCTCAGCAGGATGGGAACAGGATTGAGTTCTCCGCGGTGTGTCTGGACACAAAGTTCGACATGACATTTGATAGCGAGATTTGGCTCAGCAACACCTCAGTCTCCCCGGGTCTCGCTTACAAATTCACCATCGACTTGGACACTAAGCGCTGTACTCGAACACAAATTGATCGTGCGAGCGTGGAGTTCCCTTCCACGCATCCATACAGGCATGGCATGCGAGGCACGCGTTATAACTACTTCATGGCGTGCGACAGGCCAGGGTTTAACCTCCCTTATAGGGATGTGGTGAAG TTGAATGCTGAAAATGGGGAGCGTCAAGTCTGGTACTCTCACGGTTGCCTGGGCGAACCTGTGTTCGTGCCCCGACGAGGTTACGATTCATGGCGAGAAGGCGACGAAGATGATGGCTACGTCATCGTTCAAGTGTACATACCGGAAAAGCACCTAACCGAGTTCTGTGTGCTGGACGCAAAGGATGTTGGGAAGGGCCCCTTGGCACGCATCAAACTGAAGCACCATGTACCTTATGGTTTCCATGGCACCTTTACGCCAGAGGTTTTCAGGAACGGACCCAGGCTAATCGCTAAGTTGTGA
- the LOC131786570 gene encoding uncharacterized protein: protein MKRFSQILCVALLVAQVRGQNCVEETLNCDDPVPTIFKLGDQSCACNSAGHAGALKFLNGKVQVCLGNEWKTFQFVEDIEYGTEKNPGSSCKDIKDKAVGKQLSNGVFWIKLQGVSGAFPVYCDMDAGGWTLVFKAVSGVDKKIWDTYNSAQTSSESVDAALDVTNQFKDHYKNRAVLYWSSFNPSQAKVVLYTGAASQKELLFNAVGTDKLNWFSVDKLVSSSWTDIKSERRNYFSIQGGCSGGNCRSFFINRNYGGCEVDAGWLVTAGVWCSWETNADHTKRVLYSKLSTYTDWNVKNNVGVADVLAVFLM from the exons ATGaaacgtttttcccaaattCTGTGCGTAGCCCTTTTGGTGGCGCAGGTAAGAGGCCAAAATTGCGTTGAGGAGACGTTAAACTGCGATGACCCCGTTCCGACCATCTTTAAGTTGGGTGATCAATCTTGTGCTTGCAATAGCGCAGGTCATGCCGGAGCACTGAAATTCTTAAACGGCAAGGTACAAGTTTGCTTGGGAAACGAGTGGAAGACCTTTCAGTTTGTAGAGGACATCGAATACGGCACCGAGAAGAATCCTGGTTCATCCTGTAAAGATATCAAGGATAAAGCTGTTGGAAAACAGCTTAGCAATGGAGTCTTCTGGATCAAACTGCAAG gCGTTTCGGGTGCTTTTCCAGTTTATTGCGACATGGACGCAGGAG GTTGGACCTTGGTATTCAAGGCGGTGAGTGGTGTTGATAAGAAGATCTGGGACACGTATAACTCGGCCCAGACCTCTTCCGAGTCAGTTGATGCTGCCCTTGATGTCACAAACCAGTTCAAAGATCACTACAAGAATAGAGCGGTGTTATACTGGAGTAGCTTCAATCCATCTCAG GCAAAAGTGGTCCTGTACACAGGTGCAGCCAGTCAAAAGGAACTCCTTTTTAACGCAGTTGGAACGGACAAACTGAATTGGTTCTCCGTGGATAAACTTGTTTCCTCCTCGTGGACTGATATCAAGAGCGAACGAAGGAACTACTTTTCAATTCAGGGAGGATGCAGTGGCGGAAATTGTCGGAGCTTTTTCATTAACCGGAACTATGGCGGGTGTGAGGTGGATGCTGGATGGCTGGTAACCGCTGGCGTGTGGTGCTCGTGGGAAACCAATGCTGACCACACCAAAAGAGTCTTGTACAGCAAACTATCAACGTATACCGATTGGAATGTTAAAA
- the LOC131786554 gene encoding CUB domain-containing protein 2: MVERQWRKCVACLRYVFVFCGLLVAAKPSTTDSNSRGTCNFVKTDSSGEILSPSYPQPYPEDIECTWEIKMPLFETIVVVFKHFNLNSPSGDFFCERGDFVEVYDEQGGLLGKYCAGNLPPRQITSKSNILRVVFKSHNRTTESTALTYQSGFSAIYASCGGFFTDAEGLLQSPSYPDQFPADIHCLWQIRVPSDYVIELRFKDFQMDGMYPCSVDYVRVKDGFNTNSTELGHFCTTRLPNKETPVRSTDNKMSLEFKSYKESNSRGFKAEYTRVSHCNGLLQGDYGRFTSPGYPGSRQMDRTCSWLITVSEEKIVSLRFDFFAVDSFTGMFSISGDCGDDFVELFDGTSSDDPSLGKFCTVNNKPTDMVRSSGRQMFVKLKTSFRNEGDGFSASYYGMDPYSHFAGCSLFDQQLLFTCNNGQRIQCQWKCDGTNDCTDASDELFCKPTPTPTSQSSSDIRNYVIVILSITGSCLSIVCIGFMIDRLRRKRTVRPRRRHNLRRPRRSRLSSSGDAPLTDEPSSPPPPYENACYGVSFIQPHLTNSSPQRGSPGAFQNSRRIQAPEQVLSNSSQENTSANVRTEQMINNSEQTNAQEIQPMMLIEEEERRDGIHGNVVIGTVSPSESINSLNDTAPLIHRSESVIEL; encoded by the coding sequence ATGGTAGAAAGGCAATGGAGAAAATGTGTGGCTTGTTTAAGGTACGTTTTCGTTTTCTGTGGGCTGTTAGTCGCAGCGAAACCATCAACTACAGATTCAAACTCAAGAGGAACTTGCAATTTTGTCAAGACTGACTCTTCAGGGGAAATTCTCAGCCCGAGCTATCCCCAGCCATATCCAGAGGACATTGAATGTACATGGGAAATTAAAATGCCGTTGTTTGAAACTATAGTTGTTgtgtttaaacattttaaccTGAACTCGCCTTCAGGGGACTTCTTCTGCGAGAGAGGTGACTTTGTCGAAGTTTACGACGAGCAAGGTGGTCTTTTAGGCAAATATTGTGCGGGGAATTTACCCCCAAGACAGATAACTTCTAAGAGCAACATCTTAAGAGTTGTTTTTAAGTCGCATAATCGAACAACAGAGAGCACGGCTCTCACTTATCAAAGTGGTTTTAGTGCAATTTATGCCTCTTGTGGTGGGTTCTTCACGGATGCTGAAGGTCTTCTTCAGAGCCCAAGTTATCCTGATCAATTTCCAGCAGATATTCATTGTTTGTGGCAGATAAGAGTACCATCAGACTATGTAATCGAGCTTCGTTTTAAGGACTTTCAAATGGATGGAATGTATCCGTGCAGTGTTGACTACGTTAGAGTGAAAGATGGTTTTAATACTAATTCCACTGAGTTAGGGCACTTCTGTACCACGCGACTTCCTAATAAGGAGACTCCCGTTCGTTCAACGGATAACAAAATGTCCCTGGAGTTCAAATCATACAAAGAAAGCAATTCACGGGGATTTAAGGCTGAGTACACTCGAGTTTCTCATTGCAATGGGCTCTTGCAAGGTGATTACGGAAGATTCACTTCTCCGGGTTACCCCGGTTCGCGGCAAATGGACAGAACCTGCAGTTGGCTTATAACAGTCTCAGAGGAGAAGATAGTGTCATTGAGGTTTGATTTTTTCGCTGTCGATTCTTTCACTGGGATGTTTTCAATTTCTGGAGACTGTGGAGATGATTTTGTAGAATTGTTTGATGGTACCAGTTCTGATGACCCCTCCTTGGGAAAATTCTGTACTGTCAATAATAAACCTACTGATATGGTGCGCTCAAGTGGTAGACAGATGTttgtaaaactaaaaacaagTTTCCGAAATGAAGGAGATGGTTTTTCAGCCAGTTATTATGGTATGGATCCCTATAGCCACTTTGCAGGATGCAGCTTATTTGACCAGCAACTGTTGTTTACATGCAATAATGGACAGAGGATCCAATGCCAGTGGAAATGCGATGGTACAAACGATTGCACAGATGCATCAGATGAATTATTCTGTAAACCTACACCAACTCCTACCAGCCAGTCAAGTAGTGATATACGCAACTACGTCATTGTCATTCTCTCTATTACTGGTTCTTGTCTGTCCATTGTATGCATTGGGTTTATGATAGATCGTTTGAGAAGGAAGCGCACTGTACGACCAAGAAGAAGACACAACCTTAGAAGACCACGGCGTTCAAGGCTCTCATCTTCTGGTGATGCCCCCTTAACAGATGAACCATCATCTCCTCCACCTCCTTATGAAAATGCATGCTATGGGGTGTCTTTCATTCAACCGCACCTCACTAATTCTTCTCCACAAAGAGGTAGTCCTGGTGCATTTCAGAACAGCAGAAGGATTCAAGCCCCAGAGCAGGTTTTATCTAACAGCAGCCAAGAAAATACTTCTGCAAATGTCAGAACAGAACAAATGATCAACAACAGTGAACAGACCAATGCACAAGAAATCCAGCCTATGATGTtaatagaagaagaagaaagaagggATGGCATTCATGGTAATGTAGTCATTGGAACAGTCTCCCCTTCAGAGTCTATTAATTCACTGAATGACACTGCTCCTCTCATTCACCGATCTGAAAGTGTTATTGAactttaa
- the LOC131786551 gene encoding uncharacterized protein has translation MKRFSQILCVAFLVAQVGGQNCVEETFNCDDPVPTIFKLGDQSCACNSAGHAGALKFLNGKVQVCLGNEWKTFQFVEDIEYGTKKNPGSSCKDIKDKAVGKQLSNGVFWIKLQGVPGAFPVYCDMDAGGWTLVFKAVSGVDKKIWDTYNSAQTSSESVDAALDVTNQFKDHYKNRAVLHWSSFNPSQAKVVLYTGAASQKELLFNAVGTDKLNWFSVDKLVSSSWTDIKSEPRNFFSIQGGCSGGNCRSFFINRNYGGCGLDSGWLVTVSVWCSWETNADHTKRVLYSKLSTYTNWNVKKNVGVADVLAVFLM, from the exons ATGaaacgtttttcccaaattCTGTGCGTAGCCTTTTTGGTGGCGCAGGTAGGAGGCCAAAATTGCGTTGAGGAGACGTTCAACTGCGATGACCCCGTTCCGACCATCTTTAAGTTGGGTGATCAATCGTGTGCTTGCAACAGCGCAGGTCATGCCGGAGCACTGAAATTCTTAAACGGCAAGGTACAAGTTTGCTTGGGAAACGAGTGGAAGACCTTCCAGTTTGTAGAAGACATCGAATACGGCACCAAGAAGAATCCTGGTTCATCCTGTAAAGATATCAAGGATAAAGCTGTTGGAAAACAGCTTAGCAATGGAGTCTTCTGGATCAAACTGCAAG gCGTTCCGGGTGCTTTTCCAGTTTATTGCGACATGGACGCAGGAG GTTGGACCTTGGTATTCAAGGCGGTGAGTGGTGTTGATAAGAAGATCTGGGACACGTATAACTCGGCCCAGACCTCTTCCGAGTCAGTTGATGCTGCCCTTGATGTCACAAACCAGTTCAAAGATCACTACAAGAATAGAGCGGTGTTACACTGGAGTAGCTTCAATCCATCTCAG GCAAAAGTGGTCCTGTACACAGGTGCAGCCAGTCAAAAGGAACTCCTTTTTAACGCAGTTGGAACGGACAAACTGAATTGGTTCTCCGTGGATAAACTTGTTTCCTCCTCATGGACTGATATCAAGAGCGAACCAAGGAACTTCTTTTCAATTCAGGGAGGATGCAGTGGCGGAAATTGTCGGAGCTTTTTCATTAACCGGAACTATGGCGGGTGTGGGTTGGATTCTGGATGGCTGGTAACCGTTAGCGTGTGGTGCTCGTGGGAAACCAATGCTGACCACACCAAAAGAGTCTTGTACAGCAAGCTATCTACGTATACCAATTGGAATGTTAAAA AAAATGTTGGAGTTGCTGATGTACTGGCCGTTTTCCTGATGTGA